One bacterium genomic window carries:
- the rpsP gene encoding 30S ribosomal protein S16, which yields MLKIRLRRVGKKHEPHFYIVVAEHSAPVKGKYIEKLGFYNPVQNLFSAEKERVEYWLSQGAQISDTVYNLFVKNKIIKGKPIKKSVKPKKKEDKEKKEAKEVSSSSSQAEKGEEKEEKKEAGQEDKKEKQDK from the coding sequence ATGTTAAAGATAAGGTTGCGTCGCGTAGGGAAAAAACATGAACCTCATTTTTATATTGTTGTGGCTGAACATTCAGCTCCGGTTAAAGGTAAATATATAGAAAAACTTGGGTTTTATAATCCGGTGCAAAACCTATTTTCCGCTGAAAAAGAAAGGGTTGAGTATTGGTTGTCTCAAGGAGCACAAATTTCTGATACTGTTTATAATCTTTTTGTTAAAAACAAGATTATTAAAGGTAAGCCTATTAAGAAAAGTGTAAAGCCTAAAAAGAAGGAAGATAAAGAGAAAAAAGAAGCAAAAGAAGTTTCTTCAAGTAGTTCTCAGGCAGAAAAAGGGGAAGAAAAAGAGGAGAAAAAAGAAGCAGGTCAAGAGGATAAAAAAGAGAAACAGGATAAGTAG
- a CDS encoding methionyl-tRNA formyltransferase, producing MKVLYFLSSCRFGALVLKKLNLSGWKVVLVTKRDKPQGRGLKLKPNPAKIEAQKLGLKIKAVKKKKELEKILLQPDYDLILVAGFSFILPKKVLIAPKTSLRALGLHPSLLPKYRGAAPIQFALWEGEKETGVDLFQLTEGMDEGDIVARKKIKILIKDNYLSLERKLAFWGAELVNKNLDRYIKGKIRPKAQKGKPTYTRFITKEDGDVDFSSDSPAEIWNKFRAFASWPGIYFQAGDKKIKITDLEYKNGRLLIKKVIPEGKKEIKFIEFLKGYSFPLDLKDKIIYP from the coding sequence ATGAAAGTACTTTATTTTCTTTCTTCTTGTCGTTTTGGCGCTTTAGTGCTTAAAAAACTGAATCTTTCTGGGTGGAAAGTCGTTTTGGTTACAAAAAGGGATAAGCCTCAAGGCAGGGGGTTAAAGTTAAAACCAAATCCAGCCAAAATAGAAGCACAAAAGCTTGGTTTAAAAATAAAGGCTGTAAAAAAGAAAAAGGAGCTGGAAAAAATTCTGCTTCAGCCAGATTATGATTTGATTTTGGTGGCTGGTTTTTCTTTTATTTTGCCCAAAAAAGTTCTTATAGCTCCAAAAACAAGTTTGCGGGCTTTGGGGCTTCATCCTTCTTTGCTTCCCAAGTATCGCGGGGCGGCTCCAATTCAGTTTGCTCTTTGGGAGGGTGAGAAGGAGACAGGAGTGGATCTTTTCCAGTTAACTGAAGGTATGGATGAAGGAGACATAGTAGCTCGCAAAAAAATAAAAATCTTAATTAAAGACAACTATCTTAGCCTTGAGAGAAAGTTGGCTTTTTGGGGTGCTGAATTGGTAAATAAAAATTTAGACAGATATATTAAAGGTAAAATCAGACCTAAAGCTCAAAAAGGGAAACCAACCTATACTCGTTTTATCACTAAAGAAGATGGGGACGTAGATTTTTCTTCTGATTCTCCAGCAGAGATTTGGAATAAATTTAGAGCTTTTGCCTCTTGGCCGGGTATATATTTTCAAGCAGGAGATAAGAAAATAAAAATTACAGATTTAGAGTACAAAAACGGGCGTCTTTTAATTAAAAAGGTGATTCCTGAGGGCAAAAAGGAGATAAAATTTATTGAGTTTTTGAAAGGTTATTCTTTTCCTCTTGACCTGAAAGATAAAATCATTTATCCTTGA
- the def gene encoding peptide deformylase — MAKKIKGIVQVGDPVLRQKAKPVLQIGKKEKNLAQRMKKLLLGSNGIGLAAPQVGVSQQIVVIGTDNKKWQKEIGIEWLALFNPEIVSYSSQKVVMQEGCLSFMDPEIVAEVERPLAVKVKALDEQDRKTIIKAEGLLARVLQHEIDHLKGVLFTDRANPKTIKVVKEKANKGEGISI, encoded by the coding sequence ATGGCTAAAAAAATTAAGGGGATAGTTCAAGTAGGAGATCCGGTTTTAAGGCAAAAGGCTAAACCCGTTTTACAAATAGGCAAGAAAGAAAAAAATCTTGCGCAAAGAATGAAAAAATTACTTCTTGGAAGCAATGGTATTGGTTTGGCTGCTCCACAAGTTGGAGTTAGCCAACAAATAGTTGTTATTGGTACAGATAATAAAAAGTGGCAAAAGGAAATAGGAATAGAGTGGTTAGCTCTTTTTAATCCTGAAATTGTTTCTTATTCCTCCCAAAAGGTGGTTATGCAGGAGGGGTGTCTTTCTTTTATGGATCCTGAGATTGTGGCTGAGGTAGAGAGGCCGCTTGCAGTAAAAGTTAAGGCTTTAGATGAACAGGACAGAAAAACAATTATTAAAGCAGAAGGTTTGTTGGCCCGCGTACTTCAGCACGAAATAGACCACTTAAAGGGGGTGCTCTTTACTGATAGGGCTAATCCTAAAACTATAAAGGTGGTTAAAGAAAAAGCAAATAAAGGTGAAGGTATAAGTATTTGA